The Edaphobacter flagellatus sequence ACCCCTAGATAAGTTCGTTACAAGCCGGGTTCTTGAGAGTACGAAACAGGGAAAGACTTAAGGAGAGAATAGTGATGAAAAAACTCATTGCATTATCGATGTGTATGCTGCTGAGCGCACCTCTGATCGCCCAGCAAAAAGAGCAGGAGCGCCTCAAAGAGGCCGGTCAGGTACTGCGCGACGTCATCGAAATGCCCGATAAAGGAATTCCCCACGATCTGATCGATAAGTCGTATTGCGTCATCGTCTATCCGTCGGTCAAAAAAGCAGCCTTCATCGTGGGTGGAAGCTATGGTCGCGGTGTAATTACATGCCGTACCGGCTCCAATTACAACGGCCCCTGGAGCGCTCCGGCTATGTTTGCACTCGAAGGCGCCAGCTTTGGTCTCCAGATTGGCGGGCAGGCTACCGATTTTGTGCTGCTCGTTATGAACGATTCCGGTGCAAAGTCCGTGATGTCCAGCAAGGTCAAGATTGGTGCAGATGCCTCCGCTGCCGCAGGTCCTGTGGGCCGCGATGCCAGCGCTGCAACAGACGCCGTCCTCAAGGCACAGATTCTGTCCTGGTCGCGTGCACAGGGTGTCTTCGCGGGCATCTCGCTTGAAGGCTCCACCATGCGCTCCGACGATGGTGCTAACAAGGCCCTCTACGGCAAGGAACTGAGCGCTAACGACATCGTCTTCGGTGGCAAGGTGAAGGCTCCTGCAGCGGCCCGCACGCTTCTCGCTGAGTTGCGCAAAGTCAGCCCGCACCACACCAAATAACTTCCCCAACAAACTCAAAGGGCTTCAGTCGCTATGACTGAAGCCCTTTGAAATTTTAATTGGCAAAGAAAACGGAAAAATCAGGCGCGTTTCCGGGCGTCCATGCACTTGGCCATAATCGCTGTGTGCAGCCTCTCGCGCAACTCATCGGAGACATCGTAGATCTCGTTGCCGCGATAGACCTCGATCGTCTGACGCGTCGTATTTACGACGACCTTGCAATGCGAACACTCACCCAGATGCGCGCGCACTTCCGCCAGCAGCTCAGGGCTGATCTCTCCATCGAAGTAGTCGGTCAGCTGACTCAGAAAATCTGTGCAGTTCATGCCGGTTGCCCCTCCTTGCGGCCAAAGTACCTGCTAAGCCGTTCGCGCAATTGTAAGCGCGCACGCAGCAGGCGCGATTTTACAGCGGGTACACTCAAGCCCAGTGCCTCCGCAGTCTCTTCCGTGGAGAGGTTTTCGATATCGCGCAGCGTAAAGACAGTCCGAAATCCGGGAGGGAGACCCTGAATCGTCTTCCGGAGGATGTTTCCAAGCTCGTTCTGATCGTAAAGCTGTTCTGGATTCGGTCGCCACTCGGCAAAGTCGCGCGGAATGGACCCTTCTTCTGTCTGAACGTCCTCGTCCATGGAGACGGTCTTGCTTGTCTTGCGCTTACGCAGCCGCATGAGGCTTTCGTTGACAGCGATTCGGACAAGCCAAGTCGAGAACTTCGAGTTTCCCTGGAACTGCTCCAGCTTCTCGTAAGCCTTGAGGAAGGTGTCCTGCGTAATGTCTTCAGCGTCTTCACGGTTCTGTGTAATATGCTGCGCTACCCGGAAGATCTGGCGTTCGTACTGCCTGACCAGCTGCTCGAAAGCTGCCGTATCTCCACCTTTAGCGCGCTCTACCAGAGCAACGTCTGGGTGTATCTCTTCCGTACCTGGGGATTGGATGGCTGGCATGAGCAAAAAGGTGCGTTAATCCTGACTGAATCTACTGATTCGATTCGGACTGATTTGATCCTCTTCTCATCATAAATCCCACTGACTCCAAGGGCAAAGTCCTTACCTCCCAACCGCATGCCATTCCTTCGCCGATGTACCTGTCCAGATTCCGCCTTGAAGAGTCCAATCATCAGCGGCACGCCACAGCATAAAGTTGAAGTTGTGGGTCTGCCGCAAAGCGAGGGGATGTTGAAGGGCTGCGCTGTTTTCTTGAGATGGGTTCTGCTTGGTTCATTGCTGATCACCACGCTCTCCGTGAGCGTCACCGAAGCTGCTGGGCAAAGCGCATCCAGCACAACAAAGAAGAAGACCAGCAAGACCTCCGCTACCGCTTCCGCTAAGAAAGCCCCCTCCAGCAAAACCACCTCATCGCACGCCAGATCCACCGGCAAAAAGACCACTCTCTCCAAAGCGCGAAAGTCCAGGCCTACCGCGCAAACGATCCGTCTCACTTCAGCTTTCCATGCCACCGAACAGCTTCGACCCATGGCCCAACAGCTTGCCTCCACGCGTTCCGCACCTGCCTACGCTGGAGTCCAGGCCTACACGCGCTCCCACCCCGGCGACGGAGCCGCTACCGCCTGGCTCGCCATCGGCCACGCCTACATGCTCGACCGCCGTTATACCGACGCACAGGCTGCCTTCCGCCAGGCCAACGTCAGCGGCAACGCACTCGACGACTACGCTGACTACCTCGGAGCACAGGCCGCCCTCCAGGCCGCTCGCGGAGCAGACGCCTACGCCCTCCTCGACCACTTCGCTGACCGCCATCCCGACAGCATCTTCGTCGCCAACGCCCCCGTCCTTCTGGCCACGGCCTATATCCAGCAGAACAACCCGCAGGGAGCCCTCGCCGTCCTGCAGCCTCTTACGCAAACTCCCATCGGAGACCACAGCGACTTCCGTTACATCCTCGGCCGCGCCTACCAGCTCGCCCGCGATGCCGGCCACGCCGCTCCCATCTACCGCGGTATCTACGCTAAATTCCCGCTCAGCGTCGAAGCCCCGCAGGCACGCCAGCAGCTCGATGCGATGAGCCTCCCGCTCAACGCCACAGAGCGCAAGGCCCATGCCGACGCCCTCTTCAACGCCAAGCGTTACAACGAGGCCAGTCAGGAATATCACGAGATCGCCCGCAACGACTCCAGCCTTTCCCAGGCCGACCGCGACGCCCTCGCCATCTACTCTGCCGTCTGCGAGATGAAGCTCAAACGCATCGGCCGTAGCGAGGTTGAGCGTCTCCCCGCAACCGCCGACGACACCGCAGCCGCCCGGCTCTACATGCTCGCCGAAATCTCTCGCGCCGAAAACAAGCAGGACGAGCACGCCGCCGCCATCGACCAGATCGTCAAACGCTTCCCAACCAGCCGCTGGCTCGAAGAGGCTCTCTATTCCGGTGGCAACATGTATCTGCTCAAGCACGACTCCCAGCAGGCCATCTACCACTACCAGCTCCTCGTGCAGATGTTCCCCAAGAGCACCTATGCGCCCTCAGCGCACTGGCGCGCTGCCTGGATGAACTATCGCTTGCGCAACTACACCGAAGCCGCCCGCCTCATGGACGAGCAGATTCAGCGTTACGGCGGTGGCATCGAGATCCCCAGCGCCATCTACTGGCGCGGTCGTATCTACGAAGACGAAGAGCACAACCTCGGTCAGGCAGCCAACTACTACCGCGCCCTCTCTGCGGCCTACGTCAACTACTACTACGGCAATCTCGCGCGCAAACGCCTCGCCGTCATCGGCAGTCAGGCTACAGCGGTTCCTCCCGCCGCTCCGCTCGCTTCCGTCCGCCGCCCAACCGTTCCTCCGCTCACCGGCGATCTCCCCGAAAACGAGCCGCACCTCATCAAGGCCCGCCTCCTCGCCAACGCGGCGCTCAACGAATACATCGGACCCGAAATTCAGGCCAGCCCCACCTCGGACGAGTGGGGAGCTCTTGCACAGGCCGAAATCTACGCCTCCTACGGCGAAGTCCCGCGCTCGTTGCAGTCCATGAAGCGTAGCGGAATCTCCTTCTTCGCGCTCCCCCTCGATCAGGTCCCCACCGTCTACTGGCACCTGCTTTTCCCCAAGCCCTACTGGGGCGACCTCGTCGCCAACTCGGAAAAGAACGGCCTCGATCCCTATATGGTCGCCGCGCTCATCCGGCAGGAGTCCGAGTTCAATCCAGGAGCCGTCAGCCGCGCCAATGCTTACGGCCTCATGCAGCTTCTTCCGTCCGTCGGTAAGTCGCTCGCTCGCAAGCAGGGAATCAAAGGCTTCTCGACCTCACAGCTTCTTGACCCATCCATGAATCTCCGCCTGGGTACGATTAACCTGCGCCAGGTGCTCGATCGCTACAGTGGTCAGCAGGAGTATGCCCTCGCCGCCTACAACGCCGGAGATACTCCTGTCCGCCAGTGGCTCACCGGCGAGTACAAAGACATACCCGAGTACGTCGAATCCATCCCGTACACTGAAACCCGCGAGTACGTGCAGGCCATCCTCCGCAACCGCGAAATCTACAGGGCCCTCTACAGCACAAAATAGCTTAACGTTGCAATAGCTTTACCTCGCACCCACGATGTCAACTGAGGAAGAAGTATCAGCAAGAGTAAGAAGTGTCATTCCGACCGAGCGCAGCGAGCCGAGGAACCCCCGCATTTTGCCAGTGCAGGCAATCCGTCATCAGGAGCGCCGACAAACCCCGTCCCTTCCCAAAAAATCACACGCCAGCAACAAAAATTGCTCAAAAGGAATCACCCCGGCATCTTCCCCAAAAGCCACAGTTGACACCGCTGGGAAATCGGATATGCTGCACCATAAGTAGTGCACTACATCTGGTCAGCCACAAGGAGGTCCCCTCTCAACCAGATCGCAAAGCCTTACCGCCCCCGGCGCATAGGCAGGCGCCGGTAACGCGAACCGTCATCCTCAGAAAACGCAGTCAATCTCTGAAAGGGTCTCTATGGTCGCTGAGTTGGATCTTCTTGAAGAATGGATTCCGGAACAGATGCAGCCTGGTACTTTGTTTCTTTTGGAACAGGCCGGCAGCCTCGGCAAACCTGAAAATCCCTACTGGGCCGTTCTGGCATGTCCCGCTTGTGGCTCTCTCGGACTCATTACCCGCCAGCAATGCGCCGGGCTTGAGAGCATGATCTGTGGCTCCAGT is a genomic window containing:
- a CDS encoding lipid-binding SYLF domain-containing protein: MKKLIALSMCMLLSAPLIAQQKEQERLKEAGQVLRDVIEMPDKGIPHDLIDKSYCVIVYPSVKKAAFIVGGSYGRGVITCRTGSNYNGPWSAPAMFALEGASFGLQIGGQATDFVLLVMNDSGAKSVMSSKVKIGADASAAAGPVGRDASAATDAVLKAQILSWSRAQGVFAGISLEGSTMRSDDGANKALYGKELSANDIVFGGKVKAPAAARTLLAELRKVSPHHTK
- a CDS encoding anti-sigma factor family protein is translated as MNCTDFLSQLTDYFDGEISPELLAEVRAHLGECSHCKVVVNTTRQTIEVYRGNEIYDVSDELRERLHTAIMAKCMDARKRA
- a CDS encoding RNA polymerase sigma factor, which produces MPAIQSPGTEEIHPDVALVERAKGGDTAAFEQLVRQYERQIFRVAQHITQNREDAEDITQDTFLKAYEKLEQFQGNSKFSTWLVRIAVNESLMRLRKRKTSKTVSMDEDVQTEEGSIPRDFAEWRPNPEQLYDQNELGNILRKTIQGLPPGFRTVFTLRDIENLSTEETAEALGLSVPAVKSRLLRARLQLRERLSRYFGRKEGQPA
- a CDS encoding transglycosylase SLT domain-containing protein: MKSPIISGTPQHKVEVVGLPQSEGMLKGCAVFLRWVLLGSLLITTLSVSVTEAAGQSASSTTKKKTSKTSATASAKKAPSSKTTSSHARSTGKKTTLSKARKSRPTAQTIRLTSAFHATEQLRPMAQQLASTRSAPAYAGVQAYTRSHPGDGAATAWLAIGHAYMLDRRYTDAQAAFRQANVSGNALDDYADYLGAQAALQAARGADAYALLDHFADRHPDSIFVANAPVLLATAYIQQNNPQGALAVLQPLTQTPIGDHSDFRYILGRAYQLARDAGHAAPIYRGIYAKFPLSVEAPQARQQLDAMSLPLNATERKAHADALFNAKRYNEASQEYHEIARNDSSLSQADRDALAIYSAVCEMKLKRIGRSEVERLPATADDTAAARLYMLAEISRAENKQDEHAAAIDQIVKRFPTSRWLEEALYSGGNMYLLKHDSQQAIYHYQLLVQMFPKSTYAPSAHWRAAWMNYRLRNYTEAARLMDEQIQRYGGGIEIPSAIYWRGRIYEDEEHNLGQAANYYRALSAAYVNYYYGNLARKRLAVIGSQATAVPPAAPLASVRRPTVPPLTGDLPENEPHLIKARLLANAALNEYIGPEIQASPTSDEWGALAQAEIYASYGEVPRSLQSMKRSGISFFALPLDQVPTVYWHLLFPKPYWGDLVANSEKNGLDPYMVAALIRQESEFNPGAVSRANAYGLMQLLPSVGKSLARKQGIKGFSTSQLLDPSMNLRLGTINLRQVLDRYSGQQEYALAAYNAGDTPVRQWLTGEYKDIPEYVESIPYTETREYVQAILRNREIYRALYSTK